The Flavobacterium faecale genome has a segment encoding these proteins:
- a CDS encoding septal ring lytic transglycosylase RlpA family protein, which yields MKKTITLFFLIAVIGFAFSKGPVVDKIKATINTMKTSGNTTKTAKDSVIQDPKLKLKFYKKDANASYYHDKFNGRRTASGAKFSNDGYTAAHRKFPFGTKLKVTNQASGKSIIVEINDRGPFSRGREIDLTKKGFMEIAKNKGIGVMVVTIEEIVD from the coding sequence ATGAAAAAAACTATAACACTATTTTTTTTGATCGCAGTTATAGGGTTTGCATTTAGCAAAGGCCCTGTAGTTGATAAAATAAAAGCTACTATCAACACTATGAAAACTAGTGGTAATACAACCAAAACTGCCAAAGATAGCGTTATTCAAGATCCGAAATTAAAACTTAAATTTTATAAAAAAGATGCTAATGCCTCCTATTATCACGACAAATTTAATGGGAGGCGTACGGCAAGTGGCGCAAAATTTAGTAATGATGGCTACACTGCCGCACATAGAAAATTTCCTTTTGGCACCAAATTAAAGGTAACCAATCAAGCTAGTGGTAAATCGATTATCGTTGAAATAAACGATAGAGGTCCTTTCTCCAGAGGACGTGAAATCGATTTGACCAAAAAAGGGTTCATGGAAATTGCTAAAAACAAAGGTATAGGCGTAATGGTTGTAACAATTGAAGAAATTGTAGACTAA
- a CDS encoding DUF3108 domain-containing protein, whose amino-acid sequence MKKLVLFLILITLFSFDTPKDDAYDTGEWFKFRIHYGIVNAGYATLEVKDAIVDNKKVYHVVGKGYTTGMSRFLFKVDDLYESYIDKNTGNPYLFTRKIDEGGYTKDQQGFFYQSTNKIVVKDYKNKNEKTFSIPDNTQDILSSFYYLRNHPNIDKLKVGESIAIDMFFDDETTKFKLKYIGREDIKTKFGVVSSMIFRPLVQSGRVFKEQESLTVWISDDDNKLPVRIKANLAVGSIKADLDGFKGLSSPFKIKSK is encoded by the coding sequence ATGAAAAAGTTAGTACTCTTCTTAATATTGATTACCCTCTTCAGTTTTGATACTCCAAAAGACGACGCCTATGATACGGGCGAATGGTTCAAGTTTAGAATTCATTACGGAATTGTAAATGCAGGCTATGCAACCCTAGAGGTAAAAGATGCCATTGTAGACAACAAAAAAGTGTACCATGTTGTTGGAAAAGGATACACCACCGGAATGTCTCGTTTCTTGTTCAAAGTAGATGACTTGTATGAAAGTTACATTGACAAAAACACCGGCAACCCATATTTGTTTACTCGAAAAATAGATGAAGGTGGATACACCAAAGACCAACAAGGTTTCTTCTATCAATCGACCAATAAAATTGTGGTAAAAGATTATAAGAATAAGAACGAAAAGACGTTTAGTATTCCAGATAATACCCAAGATATTCTTTCGTCTTTTTATTATCTAAGAAATCATCCCAATATTGATAAGTTGAAAGTTGGTGAATCAATCGCTATTGATATGTTTTTTGACGATGAAACCACAAAATTTAAGTTAAAGTATATTGGTCGTGAAGATATTAAAACTAAATTTGGAGTCGTTTCATCCATGATCTTTAGACCATTGGTACAATCTGGACGTGTTTTTAAAGAACAAGAAAGTTTGACGGTTTGGATTTCAGACGATGATAATAAATTGCCTGTTCGAATAAAAGCCAATTTGGCGGTAGGTTCGATAAAGGCCGATCTAGATGGTTTTAAAGGGTTAAGTAGTCCTTTTAAAATTAAATCGAAATAA
- the pgi gene encoding glucose-6-phosphate isomerase, with translation MALQTNNPTTTAAWSKLQKHFDAIQNVSMQEMFKEDTSRTEKFNIQWNNFLIDYSKNNISQETMTLLVELANEMGLKEAIADYFGGAIINKTENRAALHTALRAKETEVVNVNGVNVVPEVYEVKAKIKAFTNEVVSGQRTGYTGKTFTDVVNIGIGGSDLGPAMVVEALQFYKNDLNVHFVSNVDGDHVNEIIKKLNPETTLFVIVSKTFTTQETLTNSETIRKWFLTTAKQEDVAKHFVAVSTNMQKVTEFGINPDNVFPMWDWVGGRFSLWSAVGLTISLAIGYDNYEQLLEGANDMDIHFQSTDFDKNIPVVLALLSVWYNNFFGAESEALIPYTQYLQKLAPYLQQGTMESNGKSVGRDGKPVDYQTGTIIWGEPGTNAQHAFFQLIHQGTKLIPSDFIGYVKPLYGDEDHHDKLMSNFFAQTEALLHGKTADQVQAEFDKQGLDAATAAYLLPFKVFTGNKPTNTILIEKLSPRTLGSLIAMYEHKIFVQGIIWNIFSFDQWGVELGKQLANSILAEINTKTVKEHDSSTTFLLNYFFENK, from the coding sequence ATGGCTTTACAAACAAATAATCCAACAACAACTGCAGCTTGGAGCAAGCTTCAAAAACACTTTGATGCAATACAAAACGTTTCTATGCAGGAAATGTTTAAAGAGGATACTTCTCGAACAGAAAAATTCAACATTCAATGGAATAACTTCTTGATTGATTATTCTAAGAACAATATTAGCCAAGAAACGATGACTTTGTTGGTGGAATTGGCAAACGAAATGGGTTTGAAGGAGGCCATTGCTGATTATTTTGGGGGTGCTATAATTAATAAAACTGAAAATAGAGCGGCGCTTCACACTGCTTTGAGAGCCAAAGAAACTGAAGTTGTAAACGTAAATGGTGTCAACGTTGTTCCTGAAGTTTACGAGGTTAAAGCAAAAATCAAAGCTTTTACTAACGAAGTTGTTTCTGGACAGCGCACAGGTTACACAGGGAAAACGTTTACAGATGTAGTTAATATTGGTATTGGTGGATCAGATTTAGGTCCGGCAATGGTGGTAGAGGCTTTACAGTTTTATAAAAATGATTTGAATGTTCATTTTGTATCCAATGTTGATGGGGATCATGTAAATGAAATTATCAAGAAATTAAATCCAGAGACGACTCTTTTTGTGATTGTTTCAAAAACGTTTACAACCCAAGAGACGCTTACTAACTCTGAAACGATTAGAAAATGGTTCTTGACTACTGCTAAGCAAGAAGATGTTGCCAAGCATTTTGTGGCAGTGTCTACAAATATGCAAAAAGTTACCGAATTCGGAATTAATCCTGACAATGTTTTCCCGATGTGGGACTGGGTTGGAGGACGTTTTTCGCTGTGGAGTGCAGTTGGATTAACGATCAGTTTGGCGATTGGATATGACAATTATGAGCAGTTGCTTGAAGGAGCAAATGATATGGATATACATTTTCAATCTACTGATTTTGATAAAAATATTCCTGTAGTTTTGGCTTTGTTAAGTGTTTGGTACAATAACTTTTTTGGAGCAGAGAGCGAAGCATTGATTCCGTACACACAATATTTGCAAAAATTAGCGCCTTATTTACAGCAAGGAACTATGGAGAGTAATGGTAAAAGTGTAGGTCGAGATGGTAAGCCAGTAGACTACCAAACAGGTACTATCATTTGGGGAGAGCCAGGAACGAATGCGCAACATGCCTTTTTTCAATTGATTCACCAAGGGACAAAATTGATTCCGTCTGACTTTATTGGTTATGTAAAACCATTATATGGTGATGAAGACCATCATGATAAATTAATGTCGAATTTCTTTGCGCAAACAGAAGCACTGTTGCATGGAAAAACTGCTGATCAAGTGCAAGCTGAGTTTGATAAACAAGGACTAGATGCAGCAACTGCTGCTTACCTTTTACCTTTTAAAGTGTTTACTGGTAACAAACCTACAAATACAATTTTGATCGAAAAGTTGTCTCCAAGAACTTTGGGATCTTTGATTGCAATGTATGAGCATAAGATTTTTGTACAAGGAATTATTTGGAATATTTTCAGCTTTGATCAATGGGGCGTAGAGTTAGGTAAACAATTAGCCAATTCTATTTTGGCAGAGATTAATACAAAAACAGTAAAAGAGCATGATAGCTCAACTACTTTTTTATTAAATTATTTTTTCGAAAATAAGTAA
- a CDS encoding M23 family metallopeptidase: protein MNKIASLILVLATFVACDKTEKKVEVQKVTKPKVEFSDFGFNYADFNVIQDTVRKGDTFGTIIEKQNIGDRKVYEIVQAVKDTFDVRIIRPNKAFTMLRSKNKTNKLQVFVYQPDPLNYYIFDFRDSLVVAHKKTRPITIRKKIIGGVLKGSLSETLDNAKVSTGLASQITKVYSWTIDFFKLKKGDRFGIVFTERYVNDSIYNGVDELKGMFFEYKGKISYAFPFVKDISTGKIDYYDENGKTLKNLFLKTPIKFSRISSRFSNNRFHPVQQRWKAHKGTDYAAPTGTPITTTAAGVVEMTGYTAGNGNYVKVKHNGTYSTQYLHMSKILVRRGQRVTQGQVIGKVGSTGLATGPHVCYRFWKNGVQVDALKLNLPMGEPMTGSDKSRFLEKIEPLKRELDSIGNL from the coding sequence TTGAATAAAATAGCCTCCTTAATCCTCGTCTTAGCAACATTCGTCGCATGTGATAAAACAGAAAAAAAAGTTGAGGTACAAAAAGTAACCAAACCCAAAGTCGAATTCTCTGACTTTGGGTTTAATTATGCCGACTTTAATGTTATTCAAGATACCGTTAGAAAAGGAGATACTTTTGGAACCATCATCGAAAAACAGAATATTGGTGACCGCAAAGTGTATGAGATTGTACAAGCTGTAAAAGACACCTTTGATGTACGAATCATTCGACCAAACAAAGCGTTTACCATGCTTCGTTCCAAAAATAAAACCAATAAACTTCAGGTTTTTGTTTACCAACCCGATCCATTAAATTATTATATTTTTGATTTTAGAGACAGCTTGGTTGTTGCTCACAAAAAAACAAGACCAATTACCATTCGAAAAAAAATTATTGGGGGTGTATTGAAAGGTTCCTTATCTGAAACACTTGACAATGCTAAAGTTTCTACAGGATTGGCGAGTCAAATTACCAAAGTATACTCCTGGACTATTGACTTTTTTAAATTAAAAAAAGGAGATCGTTTTGGAATCGTGTTTACAGAACGCTACGTCAACGACTCAATCTATAATGGAGTGGATGAATTGAAAGGTATGTTTTTTGAATATAAAGGTAAAATAAGTTACGCTTTTCCGTTTGTGAAAGATATATCGACGGGTAAAATCGATTATTATGATGAGAACGGAAAAACCCTGAAAAATTTGTTTTTAAAGACACCAATTAAATTCAGCCGCATTTCGTCTCGATTTTCTAACAATCGTTTTCATCCTGTGCAACAACGCTGGAAAGCGCACAAGGGTACAGATTATGCCGCACCCACAGGTACACCTATAACCACAACGGCTGCTGGAGTAGTCGAAATGACGGGTTATACCGCAGGAAACGGTAATTATGTAAAAGTAAAACACAACGGAACCTATTCGACTCAATACCTACACATGTCTAAGATTTTGGTGCGACGTGGTCAACGCGTGACACAAGGTCAAGTTATAGGGAAAGTTGGTAGCACAGGACTCGCAACAGGCCCGCACGTATGTTATCGTTTCTGGAAAAACGGGGTACAGGTTGATGCATTAAAATTAAACCTGCCAATGGGTGAACCAATGACTGGAAGTGATAAATCAAGGTTTTTAGAAAAAATTGAACCACTGAAAAGAGAATTGGATAGCATAGGAAATTTATAA
- a CDS encoding CYTH domain-containing protein, whose translation MIEIERKFLVTSDAFKKEAFSEKRIKQGYLSSVPERTVRVRTKGDRAFLTIKGASSESGMSRFEWEKEISIEEAEQLLLLCEKGIIDKTRFEVKVKGNVFEIDEFYGENEGLIMAEIELLSENEKFEKPDWLGKEVTTDERFYNSYLSLHPFKNWQR comes from the coding sequence ATGATAGAAATAGAACGCAAATTTTTGGTTACCTCAGACGCTTTTAAAAAAGAAGCCTTTTCTGAAAAAAGAATCAAACAAGGCTACTTGAGCTCGGTACCCGAGCGCACCGTACGCGTACGTACAAAAGGTGATCGTGCCTTTTTGACTATCAAAGGAGCATCAAGTGAATCTGGAATGTCTCGATTTGAATGGGAAAAAGAAATTAGTATTGAAGAAGCAGAACAATTACTACTCCTATGCGAAAAAGGTATTATTGACAAAACCCGCTTCGAAGTAAAAGTGAAAGGGAATGTTTTTGAAATTGATGAATTCTATGGAGAGAATGAAGGTTTGATAATGGCCGAAATTGAGCTTTTGTCTGAAAATGAAAAATTTGAAAAGCCAGATTGGTTAGGAAAAGAAGTAACGACAGATGAACGATTTTATAATTCGTATTTAAGTCTACACCCTTTTAAAAACTGGCAACGTTAG